CAGGCGTGGTGCGAGGTCTACGACCAGTACGACGCCGAACTGCCGATGGAAGAGTGGATGAAGTGCGTTGGCACGTACGCCGAGGCGTTCGATGCCTGCGAGTATCTGGAAGCGGCGATTGGCCGTTCCCTGGAAGACCGTAAAGGCATCCAAGATGCCGTGCACCGGCGCCGCCTGGAGATCATCGCCGCGCAGCAGGTGCTGCCCGGTGTGGAGAACTACCTGAGCGAGGCGCGTCGCCTGGGGCTGAAGATCGCCGTCGCGTCCAGCTCGACGCACACCTGGGTCGATGCGCACCTGGAACGCCTCGGCCTGTTGGACACGTTCGACTGCGTGCGGTGCCGCGAAGACGTCGAGGTCATCAAGCCGGACCCGGCGCTATATCTGGCCGCGCTGGACGGTCTGGGCCTGACCGCCGACGAAGCTTTCGCGCTGGAAGACTCGGCCAGCGGCGTCCTGGCGGCCAAGCGCGCCGGGCTGTACTGCGTCGCGGTACCCAATACGGTAACGCGTTTGATGGACCTCTCGCACGCGGATCGTATCATCGACTCGATGGCCGGCGTGCCGTTCGAGGATCTGCTGGCGTCGCTGCCTGTTTGAGGGCAGTTTGCGGCCAAATCGCGTTGGCCTGCGCCTCCGCAGGGAGTATCATAAAACAGGTGGGCGCGAGGTGGCGTCCAGGGGTTATTTCTCAGCTAAGGTGAGCAAACGATGCTTTTCCATAATGCCCAGGTGATGGCACCGACCGGGCGGCTGCCGAAAGGCTGGCTGCTGGTCGACGGAACGCGGATTGCGGCGATGGGCGCGGGCGATCCGCCGGAGTTTTCAGATCACGAGTCCATTGACGCGCAGGGCCTGACCCTGCTGCCCGGCTTCGTGGACATCCACGTGCACGGCGGCGGCGGCGCGGAGGCGATGGACGCCACGCCGGACGCGCTGCGCACGATGGCGCGGCTCTACGCGCAGCACGGCGTCACGGCCTTCACTGCGACGACATGGACCGACTCCGATGCACGCATCACCGCCGCGCTGGAAGTCATCCTCGAAGTGCAGGGACGCCAGCCGGACGGCGCGACGCTGCTTGGCGCGTATCTCGAAGGTCCGTACCTCAACCCGATCCGCTGCGGCGCGCAGAGCACGGTGCACATTCGCACCGCGCCGCGCGACGAAGCGACCGCGTACCTGGATATGGGCGTGATCCGGCTGGTCGCGCTCGCGCCGGAATTCGAGGAAAACGGCTGGCTGATCGAAGAATGCGTCCGGCGTGGGATCACCGTCTCGGCGGCGCACACGGCGGCAACGTACGATCAGATGGTCGCAGCGGTGGCGCGCGGCCTGACGCACGCCACGCACAGTTACAACGCGATGACCGGGCTGCACCACCGTGAGCCGGGCACACTGGGTGCAGTGATGGCCCTGCCGGAGATTCGCGCGGAGTTGATCGCGGACAACATCCACGTGCATCCTGCCTCGATGCGCATCCTGTACAAAGCGAAGGGGCCGGATGGTTTGGTGCTGATCACGGACGCAATGCGCGGCGCGGGTATGCCGGAGGGCGAATATCCGATCGATGAGCGCACGGTGATCGTTAAGGACGGTGCGGTGCGCCTGCCCGATGGTACGCTGGCGGGCAGCATCTTGAGCCTGGATCGTGCGCTGCACAACCTGATGCAGGCCACGGGCGAGTCGCTGGACGTGCTGTGGCCCACGAGCAGCCTGAACGCCGCGCGCCAGATCCACGTCGCGGATCGCAAGAGCAGCCTGGAAGTCGGCAAGGATGCCGACCTCGTGCTGGTCGATGCGGACGTAAACGTGCGGCTGACGGTCGCGGAAGGCACCGTCGTGCACCGCGCGGAGATTTAGCGTATCGTCAATAGTGACAGAGTAGGGGCGTATCCGCAATACGCCCCTACGTGAACTGTTTCGGTTGTGTTGCCAGATGTGGAAAAGGTGAATTTGGGGTGGACATCGATGCCGCAATTCATCATTTAGAAGTGGAATGGGATCGCGTCTACTCGAAAGGATTCTTTGGCAAGCTTTTGATGGGAGTTTTCGATGCTGAGGGCTTCGAGCGAGTGAAAGACCTCCTGAATGCCGCCGAAATGCCCGATGGCGCAGCGATCGATCGTCGATTTGTCGAGGTGACGTGGTTTATCCCTACCTATATGAGGTGGCAGCGGGATGCATGGCATCTTGATGGGAGGGAGACAGCAGAACTTGATCGGGCTATCGACTACTTTGAACAGCGATTGACGACGATCCTGGGGCTTCCCTAGAAGATCCTCTGTGTCACTGGTGTAAACGCGCTGATCGGAGCCGCACTCATGACGAAACCGACCGTGTACGTGACGCGCCGCATCCCCGACGAGGGGCTGGACCTGCTGCGCGAAACCTGCGAAGTGCGCGTGTGGGAAGGATCGCTGCCGCCTGCGCGCGAGGTGCTGTTGCGTGAGGTGGCGGATGCGGCGGGCGTGCTGACCATGCTCTCGGATCGCGTGGATGCGGCGTTCTTTGATGCGGCTCCCACGCTGCAAGTTGTCAGTAACTACGCGGTTGGCTTCGACAACATCGACGTGCCGGAAGCCACACGGCGCGGGATTCCGGTGGGCAACACGCCCGGCGTGCTGACCGGCACCACCGCCGATCTGGCCTTCGCGCTGCTGATGGCCGCCGCGCGCCGTATCGTCGAGGGAGCGCAGTACGTACAGTCCGGCGCGTGGAAGACCTGGGGACCGATGACGCTGCTCGGCCAGGACGTGCACGGCGCGACGCTGGGCATCGTCGGCATGGGGCGCATTGGGCAGGCGATGGCGCGGCGCGGGCGCGGCTTCGACATGCGCGTGCTGTATAGCGGCGGTCAGCCTGACGAGCAGATGGAGGCGGAGCAGGTCGAACTGGACGATCTGCTGCGCCAGTCGGACTTCGTGAGCCTGCACGTTCCTCTGACACCAAAGACGCGCGGCTTGATCGGCGCGCGCGAGCTGGCGTTGATGAAGCCGACCGCGATCCTGATCAACACGGCGCGCGGCCCGATCGTGGACTCGGCAGCGCTGCACGACGCGCTGGCGAATGGCACGATCGCGTACGCGGCGCTCGACGTGACCGACCCGGAGCCAATCCCGCCGGACGATCCGCTGTTGGCGCTGGATAACTGCCTGATCATCCCGCACCTGGGCAGCGCCAGCCACGCCACGCGCGGCAAGATGGCGCGCATGGCGGCTGAAAACCTGCTGGCCGGGCTGCGCGGCGAGCGCCTGCCAACGTGTGTAAATCCGGGCGTGTACGGGGACCAGGCCCGCGCCGCCTGTGACGACTGACCCCCACTTAGTTTAAGGAGATTGTGTTGTCCATGTCGAAAAAAGTGATCACGTTTGGCGAGATCATGATGCGCCTGTCTCCGCCCGGCCATCTGCGGTTCGCGCAGACCAACACTTTTGACGTGACCTATGGCGGCGGTGAAGCGAACGTCGCCGTGTCGCTGGCGAATTACGGCGTGCCGGTGGACTTCGTAACGCGTCTGCCCAAGAACGACCTGGGCGACGCGGCAATCCAGTCGCTGCGCGGGTATGGCGTCGGGACCGGGTACATCGCGCGCGGCGGGGGCCGCGTGGGCATTTACTTTTTGGAGCACGGATCGATGCAGCGCGGCAGCAAGGTCGTGTATGATCGCGCCGGGTCGTCGATTGCCACCATCGAGCCGGGTACGATCGATTGGGCGAGCGTCTTCCAGGGTGCGGACTGGTTCCACTGGACTGGCATCACGCCTGCGATCAGCGAGGGCACGGCGGCGGTGACGGCGGAAGCGATCCGCGCGGCCAAAGACGCCGGGCTGACCGTCTCGTGCGACCTGAACTACCGCAAGAAGCTGTGGGGCTGGGGCCGCACGGCCAGCGACGTCATGCCGGAGCTGGTGCAGTATTGTGATGTCGCCATCGGCAACGAGGAAGACGCCGAGAAGGTGTTCGGCATCCAGGCGCCCGAAACGGACGTGACGGCGGGCAAGGTCGAGGCGGACAAGTACCGTTTTGTGTGCGAGGCCCTGCACGAGCGCTTCCCCGCGCTGAAGACGGTGGCGATCACACTGCGCGGCTCGATCTCGGCCAGCCACAATACGTGGTCCGCCGTGCTGTGGCATGAGGGCGCGTTCCACACGGGCCGCCAGTATGACATCACGCACATCGTCGATCGCGTGGGCGGCGGTGACTCGTTCATGGGTGGGCTGATTTACGGCCTGCGCACCTACGGCGAGGATCGCCAGAGGGCGCTGGAGTTTGCGATCGCGGCGTCATGCCTCAAGCACTCGATTTTTGGAGACGTCAACCTTGTGACGGTGGACGAGGTCGAGAAGCTGATGGGCGGCGACGCGTCGGGGCGTGTCTCGCGCTAGGCGAACTCAGGATTCTCACGGCACACGAAAAAACGCCAGGATAACTGGCGTTTTTGATTCTGCGAGTACTATGGCTTTTGGTCGGGGCGTATTAGAGGTACGCCCCGACGGGATGTGATCGGTGTCGATTTGCATTTCCTACGCGCCAGCCGCAGAACTTTCTTCCACGACCGGCCCAGCGGCGCGGACTTCCGGCGAGCAGGCGTCCTCGAACTTAGCAAAATTCTCGGCGAAACGCGCCGCCAGCTCGCGGTACTTCTGCCAGTAGGTGTCCTGGCTGGCCCATGCCTGGGCAGGGTAGAGCACGTCTTCCGGCACGCCAGGGGCGAACTTGGGCACCTCGAAGCCGAAGATTGGGTCCTCGTAATATTCCACGGCGTCCAGCAGCCCGTCGAGCGCGGCGTTCAGCAGTGCGCGTGTGTGTTGGATGCTGATGCGGTGTCCGACGCCGAACGGCCCGCCGACCCAGCCCGTGTTGAGCAGCCAGCAGGTCGCGCCGTGGCGCTCCAGTTTGTCCTTGAGCAGCGCGGCGTAGGTGCTGGGGTGGTGGACCATGAACGGTGCGCCGAAGCATGTGCTGAACGTGATCTGCGGCTCCTTGCCCAGACCCACTTCCGTTCCGCCGACTTTGGACGTGTAGCCGGAAATGAAGTGGTAGAGCGTCTGGTCCGTCGAGAGCCGCGCGATGGGCGGCAGCACGCCTTGCGCGTCGCAGGTCAGCAGCACGATGTCCTTCGGATGCCCGCCGCGCTTTTCGTCCACCGCGTTGGCGATGTAGTCCAGCGGGTAAGACGCACGCGTGTTTTCGGTGATCGAAGCGTCGTCCAGATTTACGCGGCGCGTGACAGGGTCGTACGCCACATTTTCGAGGATCGTGCCGAAGCGTCGCGTTGCCGCGTAGATTTCCGGCTCGGCGGTGAGCGAGAGCCGGATCACTTTGGCATAGCAGCCGCCTTCGAAGTTGAACACGCCGTTCTCGCTCCAGCCGTGCTCGTCGTCGCCGATGAGGCCACGCGACGGGTCGGCGGAGAGAGTGGTCTTGCCTGTGCCGCTGAGGCCGAAGAACAGCGCGGAGCCGCCGTCCTGGCCGATGTTGGCCGCGCAGTGCATGGTCATGACGTTTTGCAACGGCAGCAGGAAGTTCATCAGTGTGAAGACCGACTTCTTGATCTCGCCGCTGTAGCCCGTGTCGCCGATAATGCACATGCGCTTGGCGAAGTTGAGCATAATGAACGTGCTGGAGCGCAGACCGTCGCGCTCCGGATCTGCTTTGAAGCCGGGCACGGCCACCACGGTAAAGTCCGGTACGTGGCTGCGGTACGCTTCTTCGCTGTCGGGCAGCAGAAACATGTTACGCGCGAACAGGCCGTGCCACGCGTATTCGCTGATCACGCGCACCGGCAACCGGTAGTCCGGGTCCGCGCCGACATAACAGTCCTGCACGAACAGCTCCCGGCCCTGCACGTAGTCCTGAATGCGGCTGTAGAGGCTGTCGAACGTCTCCGGGCTGACCGGGCGGTTCTGTTCGCCCCACCAGATTTTGTCTTCGGTACTCGGCTCGCGCACGATGTACTTGTCCTGCGCGGAACGCGCGGTGTGCTTGCCGGACGCGAGCACGATCGGGCCGAGGTGGCTGAGGCTGCCTTCACCGCGCGCGATGATTTCCTCGTACAGCGTTGCGGTCGGCAGGTTCCAGTAGGCGGTTTTGAGATTGGTCAAGCCGTGACGATCCAATCCGTAGTCGCTTTTGGAGCCGACCTGATGGTGCGTTGGAGAGGTGCCGTGCAGCAGATCACTCATTGCTAATCCCTCACTAATTTATGGTCTCCGACGTAAATTTCGTTCGGCTCTGACGGATCGAGCGCCCACTTGATGCGGCGGATGCCCTCGATCAGATCGTCCCGATTACCCGAAAAACTCAGACGCAGGTGACCTTCGGCGCCGAACGCCTTGCCGGGCACCGTCACGACCAGCGCCTTGTGCAGCAGCAGGTCCGCCAACGCCTCCGAGCTGGGATGGCAGGCGCTGAAGTCGGGCAGGCAGTAGAATGTCCCTGCCGGTTTGGTCACGCGCACGCCAGGAATGGCGCTCAGCTCGTGCAGCATGGCGTCGCGATTGCCGTGCATGGTCCGGCGCAAATCTTCCACCACGTCCTGGGCGCCAGTCAGCGCGCCCTCGGCGGCGGCCTGGGTGAGCGGTGACGGGCAGGTGATGATCTGCCCCTGGATGGCGGTCATCACTTCGACCACCTGCCGCGCGGCGACCGCCCACCCGATGCGAAACCCCGTCATGCCATACGACTTCGAGATGCCGTTGATGACGATAATCGTGCTGTCGTCCACGTCGCGCTGTGTGTAACGGTAAGCGGACGGTGCGTTGTTGCCATCGAACACCAACCGGTGGTAGATGTCGTCCATGATCAGGTAGAGGGCGTGACGCTCTGCCAGATCGACCAGGGCGGCGATGAAATCCCCGGAGTAAACCGCGCCGGACGGGTTGTTCGGGCTGTTAACGATGATCGCTTTAGTCGCGTCCGTCAAGGCCGCCTCGACTGCCTCGATCTGCGGCTCGAAAGCCGCGTCGTGCAGCGGCACGATCACCGGCACGCCGTACACCAGCCGGATCATCTCCGGGTAGCTGACCCAATAGGGCGCCAGCACGATCACCTCGTCGCCCGGATTCACGATCGACAGCAGCGCATTGTAGATCGACTGTTTCGCACTGGCGGAGACGATCGTGTTGTCGGGCGCGACATGCCGCCCATAAAAGACGCCGGTATAGCCGACGATGGCTTCTTTGAGCGATGGCTGCCCGGCGGTGGGACCATACTTGATGTGGCCCTCGTCCAGCAGCGCCGATGCGCGTTCGATAGCGGCGCGCGGCGCTTTGTTCTTCGGCT
This sequence is a window from Aggregatilinea lenta. Protein-coding genes within it:
- a CDS encoding HAD family hydrolase translates to MIRGVIFDFDGLVMDTEMPDYQAWCEVYDQYDAELPMEEWMKCVGTYAEAFDACEYLEAAIGRSLEDRKGIQDAVHRRRLEIIAAQQVLPGVENYLSEARRLGLKIAVASSSTHTWVDAHLERLGLLDTFDCVRCREDVEVIKPDPALYLAALDGLGLTADEAFALEDSASGVLAAKRAGLYCVAVPNTVTRLMDLSHADRIIDSMAGVPFEDLLASLPV
- the nagA gene encoding N-acetylglucosamine-6-phosphate deacetylase — translated: MLFHNAQVMAPTGRLPKGWLLVDGTRIAAMGAGDPPEFSDHESIDAQGLTLLPGFVDIHVHGGGGAEAMDATPDALRTMARLYAQHGVTAFTATTWTDSDARITAALEVILEVQGRQPDGATLLGAYLEGPYLNPIRCGAQSTVHIRTAPRDEATAYLDMGVIRLVALAPEFEENGWLIEECVRRGITVSAAHTAATYDQMVAAVARGLTHATHSYNAMTGLHHREPGTLGAVMALPEIRAELIADNIHVHPASMRILYKAKGPDGLVLITDAMRGAGMPEGEYPIDERTVIVKDGAVRLPDGTLAGSILSLDRALHNLMQATGESLDVLWPTSSLNAARQIHVADRKSSLEVGKDADLVLVDADVNVRLTVAEGTVVHRAEI
- a CDS encoding 2-hydroxyacid dehydrogenase, whose product is MTKPTVYVTRRIPDEGLDLLRETCEVRVWEGSLPPAREVLLREVADAAGVLTMLSDRVDAAFFDAAPTLQVVSNYAVGFDNIDVPEATRRGIPVGNTPGVLTGTTADLAFALLMAAARRIVEGAQYVQSGAWKTWGPMTLLGQDVHGATLGIVGMGRIGQAMARRGRGFDMRVLYSGGQPDEQMEAEQVELDDLLRQSDFVSLHVPLTPKTRGLIGARELALMKPTAILINTARGPIVDSAALHDALANGTIAYAALDVTDPEPIPPDDPLLALDNCLIIPHLGSASHATRGKMARMAAENLLAGLRGERLPTCVNPGVYGDQARAACDD
- a CDS encoding sugar kinase yields the protein MSKKVITFGEIMMRLSPPGHLRFAQTNTFDVTYGGGEANVAVSLANYGVPVDFVTRLPKNDLGDAAIQSLRGYGVGTGYIARGGGRVGIYFLEHGSMQRGSKVVYDRAGSSIATIEPGTIDWASVFQGADWFHWTGITPAISEGTAAVTAEAIRAAKDAGLTVSCDLNYRKKLWGWGRTASDVMPELVQYCDVAIGNEEDAEKVFGIQAPETDVTAGKVEADKYRFVCEALHERFPALKTVAITLRGSISASHNTWSAVLWHEGAFHTGRQYDITHIVDRVGGGDSFMGGLIYGLRTYGEDRQRALEFAIAASCLKHSIFGDVNLVTVDEVEKLMGGDASGRVSR
- the pckA gene encoding phosphoenolpyruvate carboxykinase (ATP) → MSDLLHGTSPTHHQVGSKSDYGLDRHGLTNLKTAYWNLPTATLYEEIIARGEGSLSHLGPIVLASGKHTARSAQDKYIVREPSTEDKIWWGEQNRPVSPETFDSLYSRIQDYVQGRELFVQDCYVGADPDYRLPVRVISEYAWHGLFARNMFLLPDSEEAYRSHVPDFTVVAVPGFKADPERDGLRSSTFIMLNFAKRMCIIGDTGYSGEIKKSVFTLMNFLLPLQNVMTMHCAANIGQDGGSALFFGLSGTGKTTLSADPSRGLIGDDEHGWSENGVFNFEGGCYAKVIRLSLTAEPEIYAATRRFGTILENVAYDPVTRRVNLDDASITENTRASYPLDYIANAVDEKRGGHPKDIVLLTCDAQGVLPPIARLSTDQTLYHFISGYTSKVGGTEVGLGKEPQITFSTCFGAPFMVHHPSTYAALLKDKLERHGATCWLLNTGWVGGPFGVGHRISIQHTRALLNAALDGLLDAVEYYEDPIFGFEVPKFAPGVPEDVLYPAQAWASQDTYWQKYRELAARFAENFAKFEDACSPEVRAAGPVVEESSAAGA
- a CDS encoding pyridoxal phosphate-dependent aminotransferase is translated as MNLSQMARSIAPSPTLRLSEQARLLREQGEPVIHLGVGEPKNKAPRAAIERASALLDEGHIKYGPTAGQPSLKEAIVGYTGVFYGRHVAPDNTIVSASAKQSIYNALLSIVNPGDEVIVLAPYWVSYPEMIRLVYGVPVIVPLHDAAFEPQIEAVEAALTDATKAIIVNSPNNPSGAVYSGDFIAALVDLAERHALYLIMDDIYHRLVFDGNNAPSAYRYTQRDVDDSTIIVINGISKSYGMTGFRIGWAVAARQVVEVMTAIQGQIITCPSPLTQAAAEGALTGAQDVVEDLRRTMHGNRDAMLHELSAIPGVRVTKPAGTFYCLPDFSACHPSSEALADLLLHKALVVTVPGKAFGAEGHLRLSFSGNRDDLIEGIRRIKWALDPSEPNEIYVGDHKLVRD